The DNA segment TGACTCCTCGTAGGATGATCCATCCAGAAGGAGCGGTCACTTTCGACGTAATGATGGCTATCTCCTATATAGAGAACCGCAAACCCATTCGGTTTCTCTGGCACGTGAATGAGGCACGGTTCCCCGTCCAATGTAAATGTTCGTGTCATCATTTGTTCTGAGTTATGCATCGTTCTCCGTCCTTTTTTCACACTCGTTTTTTAAGTCATAACGCTACCTTCTATACCTTATGTAAGACTCCTAAATGTGTATGGTTGTTTATCCTACCCCCTCGACAATCTTTCAAGAGAATACGGATGAATTTGTATTTATTTTTAGAAGGGCGTTTGATACACTATAAAGAGATGTTAAATAAATGAGGTGAAACGATGCGCTTATTTTGGTCCGCATTTTGGAGTCTCCTTCTAAGCGGCATGGCTGTTTATGTTGTAGCTAGCATGAACGGTGGGTCGTTCAGTCTGACTCAAACGATTGTATTAGCAGTTGTAGTCGTCCTATCTGTTACCGTTCTATCCGAAGGCGTATTGACTGATGACGAAAAAACATCCTCTTCTCGTTAAGTAAGAGGATGTTTTCGTCATTCGTATAAAGAACGGACAAGCATTCGCCATCAGTGGTGAATGCTTTCTTTATGGCTTTCTTTTGTACGTCCAGACACGATTGTGGTTCGTGTTCTCTGGGAAGCGTTGGCCCGCTCTTAGGCGAACTTGCTTCGGATTTGTTACCATGCTACCTGTTTCACCAATCTCTACATAAACTCCGTTGTTTGGAGCGCTGTCGTTTTTCGTAAATTGATGTCTTTGTCCCATAGCTAAAACTCCTTTATCTATGCGATGATACTAGTGTTTATCAAAGGGCTATGGGTTATGCATGCTTCAGTACCACGGTAAGGCTTCAGAATTCACTAATGCAGATAGCGGGATAATGTACCTCGTAAATCGTTTCGGTACTGAAGTCTGCCTGTCTGACTGAAATGAATCTTGCATGTAGGGTTGGAATCCATAACCCTGTAAGGATGCACTGTCTTCTGAAAGAGGTACAGCTAAATAGGCATAGTATTGGTCTAACCCCGTTACCACGCCATCAATTCGTTGCCCATCAATTGTTTCAACAAGCACATATTGATTCATATGTTGCTGCAGCAACGAATACATATGCTGGTAACCTGTATTCTTTTTTTGTTTTCCAAATATCATGTGATCGACCCTCCCACTACATAGGATACTCGCCCGGACGATTACATGTTCATACAATCTGTAGTGGTTAGGACAAGCTTAGAGGAGGAACATGCACGTGGAGAAATTGATTGAAATCGTACAATATTTGTTCTTAGGATTATTCCAAGGGTTCACTGAACCCATCCCCATTTCATCAAGTGGGCACTTAGTCATCGTCCAAGAATTATTTGATTTGAATATGACTGGGCTTACGTTTGAGATTTTCGTTAATTTCGGATCCCTAATTGCCGTACTCGTCATTTATCGGAAGGACTTACTTCGACTTGTTCAGAATGGATGGAATTATTTATTTAAGAAAGCACGCGATGATGAAAGTACAGATGATTTTCGTTTCATTCTATACCTACTCATTGCCACCATTCCAGCCGGTGTCATTGGCGTCCTTTATGGAGATGCTATCGCAGAAACAGTAGATGGATACGCAAAGTCCGTCGGGATTACGTTGTTTATCACAGGACTTGCACTTTGGATTATACGTAATTTACGTGGGTCTAAGGGAGACGGTCAGCTGACGTTTAAAGATGCTGTGATTGTCGGGCTCGCTCAAGCGGTAGCCTTATTCCCTGGAATCAGTCGCTCCGGCGCTACCATTGTAGCAGCGATGCTTCTTGGAATGAAGCAGGAAACGGCACTACGCTTTTCTTTCCTTTTATTCATCCCTGTTAGCGTAGGAACGTTGCTGATGGATGCAGACAAGCTTATGGAGCACGTAACATCCATTCCGTATCTTGTTGCGTTCCTAGCTTCAATCATCGCTTCTTACTACGCGCTACGTTGGTTCATGAATATTATGGCCCGTGGAAATTTGAAGTATTTCGCCTTTTACTGCTTTATAGTAGGAGCGCTTGTGTTTATTTTCATATAGTATTTTATTCCTGCCCCTTTGAATCGAAAGGGGCATTTTTTATTTTAGAGTACGGGAGTTTGTTTCATGAATTGCGGAAACGGGGATATGATAAGCAGACATAGGATAAAGGAGGAAGCGAGTATGTTGTGGACGATTATTATTATCCTACTCGTGCTTTGGCTTGTAGGGCTTATCGGCCAAATCGGTGGCGGTCTTATTAATTTGTTACTTATTGTCGTGCTTGTCTTGCTAGTCATCCGCCTGCTGCCAGGTCGAAAGAAATGACCGTTTTAGGAGCGTACGTCTATAGGGGCGTACGTTTTTCTATGTTTGTAGGTAAGAATGTTTCTGTTTGCTTTAGCGTTACTTAAGGGGGGCTTGGAAACCGCTCCCTTTCCGCGGGCGAGCTGACAAGCCTCCTCGGGCAAAAAATTTAGCCCTGCGGGGTCTCGTCGACCTCTTTCTCCCGCAGGAGTCTTGCAGTTCCCCAGCCCCCCTTCACCATAATAGAGTGAAACAGAAACATACTTGGAGCTAAAGTATCAACCCACACACAACAACCCATTTAAATAGAATATCTCAACTTCCTAAACAGCCCCTAAAGGACAGTATCCGCCCTCCTTCGTCTCATTAGTGATGAGCATTTAACAAAAGACTTCTACCGGTATGTGAAAGTGGTTTTTAACTATATTTCAACCTAACTAACAACCATACATGGCAAGGAGGCCGGGGAACCAGGAGACTCCCGTGGGAGGAT comes from the Pontibacillus halophilus JSM 076056 = DSM 19796 genome and includes:
- a CDS encoding DUF2929 family protein; protein product: MRLFWSAFWSLLLSGMAVYVVASMNGGSFSLTQTIVLAVVVVLSVTVLSEGVLTDDEKTSSSR
- a CDS encoding YjzC family protein; translation: MGQRHQFTKNDSAPNNGVYVEIGETGSMVTNPKQVRLRAGQRFPENTNHNRVWTYKRKP
- a CDS encoding undecaprenyl-diphosphate phosphatase, with amino-acid sequence MEKLIEIVQYLFLGLFQGFTEPIPISSSGHLVIVQELFDLNMTGLTFEIFVNFGSLIAVLVIYRKDLLRLVQNGWNYLFKKARDDESTDDFRFILYLLIATIPAGVIGVLYGDAIAETVDGYAKSVGITLFITGLALWIIRNLRGSKGDGQLTFKDAVIVGLAQAVALFPGISRSGATIVAAMLLGMKQETALRFSFLLFIPVSVGTLLMDADKLMEHVTSIPYLVAFLASIIASYYALRWFMNIMARGNLKYFAFYCFIVGALVFIFI
- a CDS encoding lmo0937 family membrane protein, which translates into the protein MLWTIIIILLVLWLVGLIGQIGGGLINLLLIVVLVLLVIRLLPGRKK